From one Rosa rugosa chromosome 4, drRosRugo1.1, whole genome shotgun sequence genomic stretch:
- the LOC133742482 gene encoding transport inhibitor response 1-like protein gives MGEDPSSSQMSEDDDRSPPLDPISSNKARNCSGSGCPSSSSSSSTDYIIPYPDQVLENVLENVLCFLTARQDRNAASLVCKSWYRAEALTRSELFIGNCYAVSPRRATDRFSRVRAVSIKGKPRFADFNLMPAHWGAHFGPWVSAMAKAYPWLEKVYLKRMSVTDDDLALLAESFPGFKELVLVCCDGFGTSGLAVVASKCRQLRVLDLIESEVIDDDVDWICCFPESQTCLESLMFDCVECHVNFEALERLVIRSPSLKKLRLNRYVSIGQLHHLMVRAPQLTHLGTGSFSSSEGNAQGDQELDCVSAFAACKSIVCLSGFKEIFVDQLPAIYPVCANLTNLNFSYANISAEQLKPVIRNCHKLQTFWVLDSVCDEGLKAVAATCKELRELRVFPVDPREDIEGPVSEIGFQAISEGCRKLQSILYFCQRMTNEAVKAMSRNCPDLVVFRLCIMGRHRPDHVTGESMDEGFGAIVMNCKKLTRLAVSGLLTDQAFSYIGQYGKLVRTLSVAFAGDSDMALQYVLEGCPKLQKLEIRDSPFGDSALRSGLHHYYNMRFLWMSSCLLTRQGCRDIARALPRLVVEVIKSDQQQVETGEYVDILYMYRSLDGQRDDIPKFVDIL, from the exons ATGGGAGAGGACCCTTCATCGTCCCAAATGTCCGAAGACGACGACCGATCTCCGCCGTTGGATCCCATCTCCTCCAACAAAGCCCGCAACTGCTCCGGGTCGGGTTGccccagcagcagcagcagcagcagcaccgACTACATCATCCCTTACCCGGACCAAGTCCTCGAGAACGTTCTAGAAAACGTGCTCTGCTTCCTCACCGCCCGCCAAGACCGCAACGCCGCCTCATTGGTCTGCAAGTCATGGTACCGCGCCGAGGCCCTCACCCGATCCGAGCTCTTCATCGGCAACTGCTACGCCGTCTCGCCCCGCCGGGCCACGGACCGGTTCAGCCGGGTCCGGGCCGTGTCCATCAAGGGGAAGCCCAGGTTCGCCGACTTCAACCTCATGCCGGCCCATTGGGGCGCCCACTTCGGGCCCTGGGTCTCCGCCATGGCCAAGGCTTACCCTTGGCTCGAGAAAGTCTATCTCAAGCGCATGTCCGTCACCGACGACGATCTGGCTCTGCTGGCCGAGTCGTTCCCCGGGTTCAAGGAGCTCGTTCTGGTTTGCTGTGATGGATTTGGGACCAGTGGCCTCGCTGTGGTCGCCAGTAAGTGCAG GCAGCTTAGGGTGCTTGATTTGATTGAATCTGAGGTTATCGACGACGATGTGGATTGGATATGTTGTTTTCCTGAGAGCCAGACCTGTCTGGAGTCTCTGATGTTTGATTGCGTAGAATGCCACGTAAATTTCGAGGCATTGGAGAGGCTGGTGATTAGGTCACCTTCCTTGAAGAAACTTAGGTTGAACCGCTATGTTTCAATTGGGCAGCTACACCACTTGATGGTTCGAGCTCCACAGCTCACTCACCTAGGAACGGGCTCATTCAGTTCATCGGAGGGCAATGCTCAGGGGGATCAAGAACTGGATTGTGTCTCTGCTTTTGCTGCTTGCAAATCCATAGTCTGTCTATCTGGGTTCAAGGAGATATTTGTGGATCAGTTGCCTGCAATTTACCCCGTCTGTGCTAATCTGACCAATCTGAATTTCAGCTATGCAAATATCAGTGCAGAACAACTTAAACCAGTCATACGAAACTGCCACAAGCTCCAGACTTTCTGG GTACTCGATTCAGTATGTGATGAAGGCCTTAAGGCAGTGGCTGCAACTTGCAAGGAACTGCGTGAGCTTCGGGTCTTCCCAGTCGACCCTCGTGAAGATATTGAGGGTCCTGTGTCTGAGATTGGTTTCCAAGCCATTTCTGAGGGCTGTAGGAAACTGCAATCTATATTATATTTCTGCCAACGTATGACGAATGAAGCTGTGAAAGCCATGTCAAGGAACTGCCCAGATCTTGTGGTGTTTCGTCTGTGTATAATGGGGCGCCACCGGCCTGACCATGTTACTGGTGAGTCCATGGATGAAGGTTTTGGAGCAATAGTTATGAATTGCAAGAAGCTCACCCGCCTCGCTGTGTCTGGTTTACTGACTGATCAAGCTTTCAGTTATATTGGGCAATATGGAAAATTGGTTCGAACTCTCTCAGTTGCCTTTGCTGGTGACAGTGACATGGCTCTACAATATGTGCTTGAGGGCTGCCCTAAATTGCAGAAGCTTGAAATCCGGGACAGCCCATTTGGGGATTCAGCATTACGCTCTGGCTTGCATCACTATTACAACATGAGATTCCTTTGGATGTCATCATGCTTGTTAACTCGGCAAGGTTGTCGAGATATTGCTCGAGCACTGCCCCGCCTGGTTGTGGAAGTGATTAAGAGTGATCAACAACAGGTGGAAACGGGTGAATATGTTGATATACTATACATGTACCGATCCCTTGATGGGCAAAGGGATGATATTCCAAAGTTTGTTGATATCCTGTAG